The following nucleotide sequence is from bacterium.
CGATCTGCAAGCGAGCGGCGGTCTCCTGGCGGCTGCCTCCGCTGGTGCGCAGGACCTCGCGGATGCGTTCGCCGGTCAGGCGATCGAGGTAGTCGCGTAGGCTCTCTTCGGGCGGCGCCCCATCTGCCGGCAGCGGGCTCGGTGGCTCACCGGGGAGCAGATCTTCGAGTTCGATGCGTGGGCCCCGGGCCAGCACGACGCCCCGTTCGATGGCGTTCTCGAGCTCTCGGGCATTCCCCGGCCACGCGTGCTGCAGCATCCAGGCCTGGGCTTCATCGCTCCAGCCTTCGAGGGGCGGGATGCGTTCCCGGCTTGCCGAGGCGAAGAATCGCCGCGCCAGAGGCAGCAGATCCTCGGGCCGCTCTCGCAATGGGAGGAGGTGGATCGGAATGACCGCCAACCGGAAGTAGAGGTCTTCCCGGAAGCGGCCCCCTTCGATCTCGGCTTTGAGATCCCGATTCGTCGCGGCGACGATGCGGGTGTCCACCTCGTGTTCGGTTTCGCCGCCAACCCGGTAGACGCGTTTCTCCTGGAGCACGCGCAGCAGCTTGGCCTGGAACTCCTCGGAGACCTCGCCGATCTCGTCGAGAAAGAGCGTCCCTCCGTGGGCGCGCTCGAAGAGGCCTGGACGCGCGCGTTCGGCGCCCGTGAAGGCGCCGCGTTCGTGGCCGAAGAGCTCGCTCTCGAGCACGCCCGGTGCAAGGGCTTTGCAATTCACGGCGACGAAGGGCCCGCCGACTCGCTCGGAGAGGACGTGGACGGCCCGGGCGATTCGTTCCTTGCCGGTCCCGCTCTCGCCGGTGACCAGCACCGTCGCGTCGCTTCGTGCCGCACGGCGCACGACGTCGAGCACGTCGGCCATGGCGGTGCTTTCGGCCACGATCGTTTCCGACCCCTGCTCTCGGCCAAGCTCGGCACGCAGGTGTTGGTTCTCCCGGCGCAGGCGGGTGTGTTCGAGCGCCCGGGCGACGAGAGTTCTCAGGCCATCGTTGTCGAAGGGCTTTTCCACATAGTCGAAGGCGCCCAGCCGGACTGCGCGGATCGCCGTTTCGATGCTGGCATGGGCCGTCAGCACGATCACGGGCAGGCTTGGGTCGATCTCCCGAACCCGCTCGAGCACCTGGATCCCATCCAGGCCCGGCATGCGGAGATCGGTGAGCAACAGGTCGAAACGACCCTCGGCGAGGGATTCGATCGCTCGCTCCGGATCGCCAAAGCCGATCGCATCGTATCCTTCCCTGCGCAGCAGCATTTCGAGGATGCCCACGAGCCGGGTCTCGTCATCGAGAATCGCGATGCGAGGCTTCAAGCCGCAATCCTTTCGTGGCAAGGGGGATTCACGCCGCGACCTTTCCGTGCCAGGGCAGGGCGAGTTCGAAACACGCGCCATCGCCGTTTGCTCCCGTTCCGGCTCCGGGAATCAGCGACAGGCTTCCGCCGTGGGCTCGCGCGATCTGTGCGGCCATCGCGAGACCCAATCCCGTTCCTTGGGGCTTGGTCGTGAAGAAGGGCTCGAAGAGCTTGGCGCGGTCGGCCGGTTCGACACCGGGCCCGTCGTCGGCCACCCGTAGGTAGAGGGAAAGGTCGTCCCGGCGGCCTTCCAGGCGCACGTGGCCTTCGCTTCCGACCGCTTCGGCCGCATTCGTCAGGAGGCAGAGAAGCACCTGGGAAACGAGGCCCGCGTCCGCGTCGACGTGCAGGCCTTCGAGGCTCTGGAGATTTCGGGTGAGCTCGACGTCGTGGGTCTCCAAGGGAGGCTGAGCCAGCGCAACCGCCCTGGCGACCATCGTGTCGATCGCACTGGGCCGGGGCGTCAATGCCGTCGGCCGGGCGAAGGCGAGCAACGAGCGGATCAACTCGTTCAACCGATCGGCTTCCTCCACGACGAAGGCGCAGGCCCGATGGGCATCCTCGCCTTCCGGGAATTGCTCCTGCACCAGGGCGGCCGAGGCTCGCATCACGCCGAGCGGGTTTCGCACCTCATGGGCGATGCCCGCTGCCAGCCGGCCGATGGCGGCGAGTTTCTCGTTCTCGAACGCGGTCCGTTCGGAGGCGGCCAACGCCTCCTGCTGGTCATGGATTCGCTTCGCATCCCTGCGTTGGCGCTCGCGAGCGCTCCAAAGGGAGCCCGCCAGGCCACCTACCAGGGTCAGATTGAATCCGAAGGTCAGCGCGACGAGCCAGGTCGCGTCCTTCTCGCCCAGCCTCATCTCGACGCCGGTCGAGCCGAGCAGCCACGTATCCGCCAGGCCGAGGGCCGCACCTGCCAGCGCGCCCCAGAGTCCCCATCGATGTTCGGTCACGCCGGCTTCCTCCCCGTGGTGGGCCTGAGAGAGCGTACATCGCAAATCGGGTGCCAGTCCTTCGAGCCATGAGGAGGCCTCCGGCGAGCCCCGCGTGGCAGTGCTGCCACAAGCGTGTTGCAGGGTTGCAACCGGAAGGATCTCTCGGGCCTCCTGCGGCGTCGCCCCGCGGGCACGCGGCTTGCTCAGGGGGAAGGCAACGCGCCCATCCCGAAGGAGAACTCCATGACCCGAATCGCAGCCCTCTCCCTTGCCCTCGTCGGCTTCCTGATCCTGACCGACATCGCCATTCTCGAACACGGCTACGTCGGCTTCTTCGAGGCGATGCTCGCGAATGGCGCAACCCGTCTCGCCATGCTCGACCTCAGCATCGTGCTCGTCCTCTTCACGATCTGGCAGTGGAGCGACGCCCGCGAGAGGTCGCTGCCGTTCTGGCCCTACGCCGCCCTCAGTCTGACGATCGGCGCGGCAGGCCCGCTCGCCTACCTGATCCATCGCACGGTACGAGAGGAGCGGAGCGTACCCGCAACCGCCTGAAGCGGATGATCCGTTTCACGCATCAGCGCTCGTCGACTGCGAACACCAGGAAACTCTGGCGATCCAGGAAGCTGTGGTCTGCGTCGAGCCGGTAGCCAGCCTCGGAAAACGCAGCAACGATCGCGTCCTTGGCGGTCGCGTGGTCGCCCAGCAGGGACCAGCCCTCGCGGGGCGCATACTCCACGACGGCCACGCGACCGCCAGGCTTCAGGTGGTTCTTCAATCGCGCGAAGTAGGCGGCCTGGTCGGGAAGATGGTGGAAGGTGTTGCTCGTGAAGACCCAATCGACGGGCTCCGGCAGCCTCGCGTCTTCGGCGTCCGCCACAACCACGCTCACGTTCGTGTAGCCATCCTCCTTGGCCTTGCTCTCGATGTAGGCCGTCATCGAGGGGTCGATATCGACGGCATAGACCCGCCCGTCCTTTACGGCGTCGGCCAGGCGGAAGGTGAAGTAGCCGCCGCCGGCCCCGAGGTCCGCGACCCGTGCATCCGCGGCGAATCCCAGGCTGCTGACGACCCGGTCCGGTTGCTGCCACGCATCCCGGTCGCCCCCCGCGTACATCTGTCGCTTGAGCCACGCGCAGCCGGGGCTGGTGGCGAGCGCAACGGCGAGTAGGACGAAGAGAAGGCTTCGACGGTTCATCGCGGGTCTCCAGACTGGGCGCGTCGGGCTCAGCTCCCGAGCTCGTTGCGAGGGCGCTCGGTGCTCCGCTCTGATGCGTGGTGGAAGGAGAAGGTACCCTGCCAACATGCCGCGTGCCGAGTGGAAGGTGGCCTTCACCTGGGATGGCCAGCCAGTGTCTCTAGAGGAAGAGGCCACCCTGTCACTCGATTGGGATGACGCGCAGGCGGAGTTGCGTGTCGAAGCGCCGTTCCACGGCGATCCGCCGCCGCCCGGGCCCGCCGGTGTGAGATCGGGGCTGTGGGAGTACGAGGTCGTGGAACTCTTTCTCGTCGGGAGGGATGAGGAGTATCTCGAGATCGAGATCGGGCCCCACGGTCATTACCTCGTGCTCGAGTTGCACGGATGTCGCCGCGTGGAGCAGGAGGGCTTGCCGCTCGCGCTCGAGGTGCAGCGCGATGGGAATCGCTGGCGGGCGACGGCGGGCTTCCCCACAGCCTGGCTGCCCCCGGGGCTGTTAGCCGCCAACGCATTCGCGATTCACGGCGAGGGGAGGGCGCGTCGCTTTCTGGCGGCCTCTGCACTTCCCGGCGCCGCACCGGATTTCCACCAGATTGCGCGCTTTCCGCCGCTCGTTCTCAGCTGAGAAATGCGCGATTTGACAGGCCCCGGGGCGTGCAAAGGCTCTTTGCATGTTCCTACCCAACGATGAACCGATCCGAACCCGCACCGAGGCGCCCGCAGCCGAGCCCGTGGATGCAGCGGTCCAGACCTGGGATCCGGCTCTCTGGGCCCTCTACCTGACGGAGCTGGCCCAGCGGCACCTCGAGGCGCGTATGAACTAGGCTTCGGCCATGTCGAAACAAGGACGCGTTGCATTGGTGACGGGCGGGGGGCGCGGTGTGGGCCGCGCCATCGCTCTCGGGTTGGCTGAAGATGGCGCCGATATCGCCGTGAACTACAGGCGAGATGAAGCGGCTGCCAAGGAGACAGTCGAGGCCATTCGCGCACTCGGCCGCGAGGCGCGGGCCTACGCCGCCTCGGTGGACGACTACGAGGCCGATGCGGCCATGGTCGATGCGGTCATCCGGGATTTCGGACACATCGACATCCTCGTGAACAACGCCGGCATCGCGAGCCGCGGGCAGAGCGTCGCGGACACCGATCCGGTCGAGCTGGAACGGGTCATCCGTATTCACGCGCTCGGGCCCCATCAGTTGTGTCAGCTCGTCCTGCCGAGCATGCGCACGCAGCCTCGGGGAGACATCGTGATGATCTCGAGCGTTGCGACGCTCTATCACGGCGCCAACGGTGCGCCCTACAGCATGGGCAAGGCCGCCATGGAATCGCTGGCCTTCACGCTCGCGAAAGAGGAGCGACCCAACGGCATCCACGTGAATGTGGTCGCGCCGGGCTTGATCGAGACCGAGATGGGCCGTCGGTTGATGAAGGCAACCGCTGGGGTCGATGATCTTCGCCAGCTCGATGCTTCGATGCCCTTTGGCCACGTCTGCAGCCCCGAAGAGGTTGCGGCGGTCGTGCGTTTTCTCGTGTCGGATGCCGCCAGGTACGTGACAGGCGAGAAGATCAATGTTCACGGTGGTGGCT
It contains:
- a CDS encoding sigma-54-dependent Fis family transcriptional regulator, translated to MKPRIAILDDETRLVGILEMLLRREGYDAIGFGDPERAIESLAEGRFDLLLTDLRMPGLDGIQVLERVREIDPSLPVIVLTAHASIETAIRAVRLGAFDYVEKPFDNDGLRTLVARALEHTRLRRENQHLRAELGREQGSETIVAESTAMADVLDVVRRAARSDATVLVTGESGTGKERIARAVHVLSERVGGPFVAVNCKALAPGVLESELFGHERGAFTGAERARPGLFERAHGGTLFLDEIGEVSEEFQAKLLRVLQEKRVYRVGGETEHEVDTRIVAATNRDLKAEIEGGRFREDLYFRLAVIPIHLLPLRERPEDLLPLARRFFASASRERIPPLEGWSDEAQAWMLQHAWPGNARELENAIERGVVLARGPRIELEDLLPGEPPSPLPADGAPPEESLRDYLDRLTGERIREVLRTSGGSRQETAARLQIDRTTLYRWTQRLGIKD
- a CDS encoding DUF2834 domain-containing protein, which gives rise to MTRIAALSLALVGFLILTDIAILEHGYVGFFEAMLANGATRLAMLDLSIVLVLFTIWQWSDARERSLPFWPYAALSLTIGAAGPLAYLIHRTVREERSVPATA
- a CDS encoding class I SAM-dependent methyltransferase; protein product: MNRRSLLFVLLAVALATSPGCAWLKRQMYAGGDRDAWQQPDRVVSSLGFAADARVADLGAGGGYFTFRLADAVKDGRVYAVDIDPSMTAYIESKAKEDGYTNVSVVVADAEDARLPEPVDWVFTSNTFHHLPDQAAYFARLKNHLKPGGRVAVVEYAPREGWSLLGDHATAKDAIVAAFSEAGYRLDADHSFLDRQSFLVFAVDER
- a CDS encoding SDR family oxidoreductase, whose product is MSKQGRVALVTGGGRGVGRAIALGLAEDGADIAVNYRRDEAAAKETVEAIRALGREARAYAASVDDYEADAAMVDAVIRDFGHIDILVNNAGIASRGQSVADTDPVELERVIRIHALGPHQLCQLVLPSMRTQPRGDIVMISSVATLYHGANGAPYSMGKAAMESLAFTLAKEERPNGIHVNVVAPGLIETEMGRRLMKATAGVDDLRQLDASMPFGHVCSPEEVAAVVRFLVSDAARYVTGEKINVHGGGS